From one Dermatophagoides farinae isolate YC_2012a chromosome 5, ASM2471394v1, whole genome shotgun sequence genomic stretch:
- the LOC124499412 gene encoding uncharacterized protein LOC124499412 → MARIIIIIKWWSYFSSLFLLLLFDNFYLCQTTTTTATTNSSSLCPEQFENKCYCGHLDYYHHNNHNTYPLSRYFGKNRNTFITNCTDTNFNDSIILSLVPYETEILIFNGNNFSKLTGQQYQMNMNMNNTKSSRYDKLLMVDLSRNGIKQIDRNAFNHLQTIETLILNDNPIDFNHNVDDDGKLIFNKLIKLEELHLRNVTIDHRSSSPLISAIFNKQLKQLKIINLESNQIVQIDNGDNDRLFCSTPQLRRILLRDNRLEKFHQNLSCLTELSSIDISNNQIKHVDNQTIESLLSSTSLLYHINISENPFHCDCQLRDFYRFIRQQSQQNIVDHDNHYHKPTFDWIEEYQCHNNNGSLMNKYLDDLNENDFICDNKSSSSSSKMMMMTMMENDNEISMINIIGTEPSMNEMEKKLAIERYRFYVTLSYLVLTFLLLLLTILIIVLIYTNRNYIQTICSFCLADCCNYNNKNDYTALDKNDQPQQQQQQQQQQRRRQSSSRIGEWWQRIQKRSSSRSTTKIFVNDRQHRNYCDDHHDDNFGKNNHRFFIRHNNSSHNHHDHPMDIAEEQL, encoded by the exons ATGgccagaataataataattattaaatggtggtcatatttttcatctttatttttgttgttgttgtttgataatttttatttatgccaaacaacaacaacaactgcaacaacaaattcatcgtcattatgtcctgaacaatttgaaaataaatgctATTGTGGCCATctagattattatcatcataataatcataatacaTATCCATTATCCAGATATTTTGGTAAAAATCGTAATACATTCATTACAAATTGTACGGAtacaaatttcaatgattcaataatattatcattggtGCCATATGAGACTGAGATACTTATTTTtaatggtaataatttttctaaattaactggacaacaatatcaaatgaatatgaatatgaataatacaaaatcatcaag AtatgataaattattaatgGTTGATTTATCAAGAAAtggaatcaaacaaatcgatCGTAATGCATTTAATCATTTGCAAACTATTGAAACATTGATTCTAAATGATAATCcaattgatttcaatcataatgttgatgatgatggaaaattaattttcaataaattaattaaactTGAAGAACTTCATTTACGTAATGTCACTATTgatcatcgatcatcatcaccgctAATATCGGCAATATTCAATAAACAattaaaacaattgaaaataataaatcttgaatcaaatcaaattgttcaaatagataatggtgataatgatcgattattttgttcaacaCCACAATTACGACGAATATTATTACGTGATAAtcgattggaaaaatttcatcaaaatctatCATGTTTAAcggaattatcatcaattgatattagtaataatcaaataaaacatgttgataatcaaacaattgaatcactattatcatcaacatcattattatatcataTAAATATTAGTGAAAATCCATTCCATTGTGATTGTCAATTACGTGatttttatcgattcatACGccaacaatcacaacaaaatattgttgatcatgataatcattatcataaacCAACATTTGATTGGATTGAAGAATATCAatgtcataataataatggtagtTTAATGAACAAATATCTTGATGatctaaatgaaaatgatttcatttgtgataataaatcatcatcatcatcatcaaaaatgatgatgatgacaatgatggaaaatgataatgaaatatcaatgatcaatataatcGGTACTGAaccatcaatgaatgaaatggaaaaaaaacttgctaTCGAACGTTATCGTTTCTATGTAACATTATCATATTTAGTATTAAcatttctattattattacttaccatattgattattgtattGATTTATACGAATCGTAATTATATACaaacaatttgttcattttgtttggctGATTGttgtaattataataataaaaatgattatacagcattggataaaaatgatcaaccacaacaacaacaacagcaacaacaacaacaacgacgaagacaatcatcatcaagaattgGTGAATGGTGGCAACGAATACaaaaaagatcatcatctagatcgacaacaaaaatatttgtaaATGATCGACAACATCGTAATTAttgtgatgatcatcatgatgataattttggaaaaaataatcatcgattttttatacgccataataatagtagccataatcatcatgatcatccaATGGATATTGCTGAAGAACAACTTTAA